From Mycolicibacterium nivoides, a single genomic window includes:
- a CDS encoding acyl-CoA dehydrogenase, giving the protein MSGASATITDEQFAARDLVRSWAGATDTAAAVRSGEHDADAWRRPFQGLAELGIFSVAVPEGQGGAGGTVEDLCAMVDEAAAALVPGPVATTALATLIVTDEAVLEALVSGERTAGAALEADLTLSGGDKVSGIAEYVLGADAAGVLLLPAGDRVVLVDGSAAGVSVELLTATDFSLPLARVVLDSAPAQVLEVSRQRFEDIAATVLAAEAAGLARWTLQTATEYAKVREQFGKPIGSFQAVKHMCAEMLLRSEQISVSAADAARAVSESDDSQLSVAAAVAAAAGIDAAEVNAKDCIQVLGGIGITWEHEAHLYLRRAYGISHALGGRRRWIRRVSALTQQGVRRELRIDLDSVAGLRPEISAAVAEVAALPVEKRQVALAESGLLAPHWPRPYGRNASPAEQLLIDQELAAAEVERPDLVIGWWAVPTILEHGSPAQIDQFVPATLRGDLAWCQLFSEPGAGSDLAALRMKAVRAEGPNGEPGWKLTGQKVWTSAAQKAHWGVCLARTDADAPKHKGITYFLIDMKTPGIVIRPLREITGDELFNEVFFDDVFVSDEMVVGTVNDGWRLARTTLANERVAMAGGTALGNPMEELLRTLGAKPDVDPADLDRLGELILTAQVGSLLDQRIAQLAVSGQDTGAQASARKLIGVRYRQTLAEFRLELSDGGGVVRNREVHDFLNTRCLTIAGGTEQILLTVAGERLLGLPR; this is encoded by the coding sequence ATGTCCGGCGCGTCTGCGACGATCACCGACGAGCAGTTTGCCGCCCGTGACCTGGTAAGGAGCTGGGCTGGTGCAACCGATACCGCCGCGGCGGTCCGATCAGGCGAACATGATGCCGATGCATGGCGCAGGCCGTTCCAAGGTCTCGCCGAACTAGGCATCTTCAGCGTTGCCGTTCCGGAGGGGCAGGGCGGGGCCGGCGGCACGGTCGAGGACCTGTGCGCGATGGTCGACGAGGCCGCTGCCGCGCTGGTGCCCGGTCCCGTGGCCACCACGGCCCTGGCCACCCTGATCGTGACCGATGAGGCCGTGCTCGAGGCCTTGGTGTCGGGTGAGCGCACCGCCGGTGCGGCGCTGGAGGCGGACCTGACGCTGTCCGGCGGCGACAAGGTTTCGGGCATCGCCGAGTACGTCCTGGGCGCCGACGCCGCCGGGGTGCTGCTGCTGCCTGCCGGGGACCGCGTGGTTCTGGTCGACGGGAGTGCCGCCGGCGTGAGTGTCGAACTGCTCACCGCCACCGACTTCTCCCTGCCACTGGCCCGGGTCGTGCTCGATTCGGCGCCCGCGCAGGTGCTCGAGGTCTCACGGCAGCGGTTCGAGGACATAGCCGCGACCGTGCTGGCGGCCGAGGCCGCCGGCCTGGCGCGCTGGACCCTGCAGACCGCCACCGAGTACGCCAAGGTGCGCGAGCAGTTCGGCAAGCCGATCGGCAGCTTCCAGGCGGTCAAGCACATGTGTGCCGAGATGTTGCTGCGCTCCGAGCAGATTTCGGTATCGGCGGCCGACGCGGCGCGCGCGGTGTCCGAATCCGATGACTCGCAGCTGTCGGTCGCCGCCGCGGTGGCGGCTGCCGCGGGCATCGACGCCGCCGAGGTCAACGCCAAGGACTGCATTCAGGTGCTCGGCGGTATCGGCATCACCTGGGAGCACGAGGCGCATCTGTATCTGCGTCGCGCATATGGGATTTCGCATGCACTCGGCGGCCGGCGCCGGTGGATCCGCCGGGTCTCCGCACTGACCCAGCAGGGTGTGCGGCGTGAGCTGCGCATCGATCTGGACTCGGTGGCGGGTCTGCGCCCGGAGATCAGTGCCGCGGTCGCCGAGGTGGCCGCGCTGCCGGTGGAAAAGCGCCAGGTGGCCCTGGCCGAGTCCGGGTTGCTGGCCCCGCACTGGCCACGTCCCTACGGCCGCAACGCATCTCCGGCCGAGCAGCTGCTGATCGACCAGGAGCTCGCCGCGGCCGAGGTGGAGCGCCCGGATCTGGTGATCGGCTGGTGGGCGGTGCCGACCATCCTGGAGCACGGCAGCCCCGCCCAGATCGACCAGTTCGTGCCGGCGACCCTGCGCGGTGACCTGGCCTGGTGCCAGCTGTTCTCGGAGCCGGGCGCCGGGTCCGACCTGGCCGCCCTGCGCATGAAAGCTGTTCGCGCGGAAGGCCCGAACGGTGAGCCGGGCTGGAAGTTGACCGGCCAGAAGGTGTGGACCTCGGCCGCGCAGAAGGCGCACTGGGGCGTGTGCCTGGCGCGTACCGACGCCGATGCCCCGAAACACAAGGGCATCACCTACTTCCTGATCGACATGAAGACGCCGGGCATCGTGATCCGCCCGCTGCGGGAGATCACCGGTGACGAGCTGTTCAACGAGGTCTTCTTCGACGACGTGTTCGTGTCCGACGAGATGGTGGTGGGCACCGTCAACGACGGCTGGCGGCTGGCCCGCACCACGCTGGCCAACGAGCGGGTGGCGATGGCCGGCGGGACTGCGCTGGGCAATCCGATGGAGGAACTGCTCCGCACCCTCGGCGCGAAGCCGGACGTGGACCCGGCCGATCTGGACCGCCTCGGCGAGTTGATCCTGACGGCTCAGGTGGGCTCTCTGCTGGATCAGCGGATCGCCCAGCTGGCGGTCAGCGGTCAGGACACCGGGGCGCAGGCCAGCGCCCGCAAGCTGATCGGTGTGCGCTACCGCCAGACGCTGGCGGAGTTCCGGCTGGAACTGTCCGACGGCGGCGGTGTGGTGCGCAACCGCGAGGTGCACGACTTCCTCAACACGCGCTGCCTGACGATTGCCGGTGGCACCGAGCAGATCCTGCTGACCGTCGCCGGTGAGCGGTTGCTCGGCCTGCCGCGCTAG